One region of Eleutherodactylus coqui strain aEleCoq1 chromosome 5, aEleCoq1.hap1, whole genome shotgun sequence genomic DNA includes:
- the F2R gene encoding proteinase-activated receptor 1, with amino-acid sequence MEGKRLLVLLCLTGLLCAVRCEEGGGSNGSLNLRTFYSVSADDDEGFPEDAIDWSGEESGLEPNAPRSRSIVTDSKKNITTLAEHYLSGQWLTRLVPSVYTLVYIVALPLNIMAIIIFLFKMKVRKPAVVYMLNLATADVLFVSLLPLTIIYRFSGNDWYFGPGLCRFVTAAFYCNMYCSILLMTSISVDRFLAVVYPMHSLSWRTMGRAWLVCSFIWIISIASVVPLFLSEQTQHIPSLNITTCHDVLDLKDLKNFYLYYFSTFILVFFFIPLIITTISYVIIIRSLSSSGLENSCKKTRALILAIIVLCVFIMCFGPTNCIFLMHYLYFHHGANEALYFAYILCACISSVSCCLDPLIYYYASSQCQRYLYNLVSCKKVDEPISSSAQLMSSASKNETGITSVKSSIYRKLLT; translated from the coding sequence GTGGTAGCAATGGAAGCTTGAACTTGAGAACattttacagcgtctctgctgatGATGATGAAGGATTTCCAGAAGATGCCATTGATTGGTCTGGGGAGGAGTCAGGACTTGAGCCAAATGCGCCTCGCAGTCGAAGTATAGTGACAGACAGCAAGAAGAATATCACCACCCTGGCTGAACACTATCTCAGCGGTCAATGGCTGACGAGGCTCGTACCCTCAGTGTACACCCTGGTATACATCGTGGCTCTACCTCTGAATATAATGGCCATCATCATATTCCTGTTTAAGATGAAAGTGAGGAAGCCGGCGGTGGTGTACATGCTGAACCTCGCCACCGCTGATGTGCTCTTTGTTAGCTTGCTTCCTTTAACAATCATTTACCGATTCTCCGGGAACGACTGGTACTTTGGGCCCGGATTGTGCAGATTTGTCACGGCTGCATTTTACTGTAACATGTACTGCTCCATCCTGCTCATGACCAGCATCAGTGTGGACCGCTTCTTGGCGGTCGTCTATCCCATGCATTCTCTTTCCTGGCGGACCATGGGTCGGGCCTGGCTGGTCTGTTCCTTTATCTGGATCATATCTATTGCTAGTGTTGTGCCGCTCTTCTTGAGTGAGCAAACTCAACACATTCCCTCGCTGAACATCACAACCTGCCACGATGTGCTGGACCTGAAAGACCTAAAGAACTTTTACCTCTACTATTTCTCCACTTTCATCTTGGTCTTCTTCTTCATCCCGTTGATTATTACGACCATCTCCTACGTTATCATCATCCGAAGTCTGAGCAGTTCTGGCCTAGAGAACTCGTGTAAGAAGACCCGGGCCTTGATCTTGGCTATTATTGTGCTTTGCGTCTTCATCATGTGCTTTGGGCCGACCAATTGTATCTTTTTGATGCATTACTTGTACTTTCATCATGGGGCTAACGAGGCGTTGTATTTTGCCTACATACTTTGTGCCTGTATCAGCAGCGTCAGCTGTTGTCTTGACCCACTCATCTACTATTATGCCTCCTCACAGTGTCAGAGGTACTTGTATAACTTGGTGTCTTGTAAGAAGGTAGATGAGCCCATAAGCAGTAGTGCTCAATTAATGAGTTCTGCAAGCAAAAATGAGACCGGTATCACGAGTGTGAAAAGCAGCATATACCGAAAACTGTTAACTTAG